The Gemmatimonadales bacterium nucleotide sequence AGCGTTCGGGGTGCAGTACGCACAATCCGGGCTCGCCGTCGAAGCGTCCGACTTGTCCGTCGTGGGAAAGGGCGCATTCAAATGGGTGCAGCTCGCACCGGAAGCGGCGTACCGCCTGACCATGCTCGGCGGCAATTCACTCTACGTGTTCGGCGGGCCCGTGCTCGACATCTGGAACCCCGGTAACGGCGAGGGACGCACCAGGGCGGGCGGGCGAGCCGGCCTTGAGCTGCGGGTCCCGTTTGGCCGGAGCATCGCGGGGCTGGTGCGCGCCGCCGGCGCAGTCACCGGCTCGGTGTTCGAGGATGGAGAATTGCCCGCCGGGTTCGAGAGCACCACAATGAGCCGAGCCGGCGTTTCGCTCGGGTTCCGCGTGGGGCTTTGAGGCTATGGGAGCGTCCGGCGTCCCGCGTCAGGCGGCCACGCGGCTGCCACAGGACTCGCAGAAGTTGCCGTCCGCCGGGAGGGGGGCTCCGCAGCGGGCACACTCGACCGGCACACGGAGCCGGGCGCCGCATGAGGAGCAGAAGAGCGCATCGGGCTCGGGCCGCGGGCCGCAGGATGCGCAGACCGGAGCCGACGGCGGCGCAGTCGAGCGCGCCGAGCGGATGAGGCGCACCTGGCGCGCGATCATCGCCTCGATGTCGCCTGACGTGGCGAAATTGCCCGCGGTGGCGTTGGCCACCGAGTCCGCTGCTGCGTTCGCTGCCGCGGCCGCCTCCTGGTCCGCCGCGGCTTCTGCCCGCATGGCGGCGATGGCGATCGATGTGTACTTGGCCTTGAGCTGCTCGTAATCGGCGTCGGAGAGCTTCCCGGTTTCGCGGTCGAATTCGATTTCCTTGAGCGCCGTAAGAGCCACGCCCTTGGGCGTCTCCTCGGGGTCGAGCGGCTCCACGGCAGCGGGCTGCCGGGGCGCGGGCCGGATCAGCGGACCGAGCGCAAGCCAGAGCACCGCGAGGCCCACGGCCACCGCGGCCACTGCCTCATACGCCATCAGTCATCCACCTCGGTCAGCTCGCGCCGGAGCCGGTCCAGCTCTTCCGGCGTCGCGGTCGACGTGGCCGGGGGAGGCATCGGAGGGACGCGCGGCACGCCGCCCTCCGCCGCCGCCACTGCTCCGCGCCGCGAAACGATGGCCACGACGCCCGCGCCCGCCAGCGCGATGAGCGCTCCCGGCACCAGATACCCGGCCAGGTTGAACCCCTCGGCCGGGGGCGCCATGAGCACCTTCTCGCCGTACTTGGCGACGAAGGCATCGACGATCTGCTGCGCCGTCTTGCCGCTGTCGTAGAGTGCCACCACTTCCTTGTGCAGCTCGGGCGAATAGCTGCACGAAAAGTCGGTGGTCCGGCAGGTGTAGATGTCGAGATTGCAGCCGCAGGTGCAGTGCAGGTGCTGCTCGATCTGCTTGATCGCCTCGTCGTTGTCGGCGGCGGTGGTGGCGCTGAGCGGTCGGCCGGCGGCATCCGGATCGCGCAGGCTGCCGTTGGCGCCTTCGCCCGCGAGCGGCTCCTCGCTCGGCTGCTGTCCCGCCTGCTGGCCTGGTTGCTGAGCGAAGAGCCGCTCGAGCGGCCCGATGCCCGCCGCCGCGCCGGCCGCGGTGGAAATGCCGAGCGCACCGGCCCCAATGCGTGCCGCGCCTGACCCGAGAAACCGTCGGCGGTTCACCGTGCCTCCCCGGCGAGCGCAACCTCGTACCCCGCCTG carries:
- a CDS encoding zinc ribbon domain-containing protein; its protein translation is MAYEAVAAVAVGLAVLWLALGPLIRPAPRQPAAVEPLDPEETPKGVALTALKEIEFDRETGKLSDADYEQLKAKYTSIAIAAMRAEAAADQEAAAAANAAADSVANATAGNFATSGDIEAMIARQVRLIRSARSTAPPSAPVCASCGPRPEPDALFCSSCGARLRVPVECARCGAPLPADGNFCESCGSRVAA
- a CDS encoding cytochrome c-type biogenesis protein CcmH codes for the protein MNRRRFLGSGAARIGAGALGISTAAGAAAGIGPLERLFAQQPGQQAGQQPSEEPLAGEGANGSLRDPDAAGRPLSATTAADNDEAIKQIEQHLHCTCGCNLDIYTCRTTDFSCSYSPELHKEVVALYDSGKTAQQIVDAFVAKYGEKVLMAPPAEGFNLAGYLVPGALIALAGAGVVAIVSRRGAVAAAEGGVPRVPPMPPPATSTATPEELDRLRRELTEVDD